The window TCAATTTTTTCGTATCCCCTGTCTATATGATAGACGCGATGAACTTCTGTGGTGTTTTCAGCTACCAGGCCTGCAAGGACGAGTGCCGCAGAAGCTCTAAGATCAGAGGCCATAACGGGGGCCCCACTTAACCGTTCTGTTCCGTGTATGAGGGCTTGGTTTTGTGAAAGCTCGATCATTGCTCCCAACCGCTTCAGTTCACTGATATGCATGAATCTGTTAGGAAATATATTTTCGACGATTTTGCTTGTTCCTTCGGCGACAGTGGCCATGGCACAAAATTGAGCCTGCATGTCGGTTGGGAAACCCGGGTAAGCCGCTGTTACAATTTCAAAAGCCCTCAGGGGACCGGATCGGGACACCCTTATGCCCTGGCTTTCTATTTCGATGCTTGCTCCGCAGTCTTTAAGCTTTTCGAGCACGCTTCCCATGTGCTCAACAGGGGCATGTTCAAGCAATAAATTGCCCTTTGTCATCGCCGCCGCAACGGCAAATGTTCCCGCCTCTATTCTATCGGTAATAATCGTATATTCACAACCATGAAGTTCTTTTACCCCTTCGATAATTAATTGTTGGGTGCCCATTCCGCTGATTTTAGCCCCCATTGAAGAGAGAAAATGAGCTAAATCTTCTACCTCGGGTTCGCAAGCAGCTCCTTCAATTATTGTCGTGCCTTCTGCCTGGCAGGCCGCCATCATGACATTATCCGTTCCAAGAACGGTCGAACCATATTTGCCTTTCAAATTGATCGAAGTTCCCCGGAGAATCCCCCCATGGGCCACGACATCTCCCTTGATAATTTCTATGTCGGCGCCAAGCTTTTGAAGCCCGGTGATATGCAGATCAATGGGCCTGTCTCCGATCACACATCCTCCGGGTAAAGAGACCCTGGCTTGCCCGCAACGAGCGATCAGCGGACCAAGAATGCAGATGGAAGCCCTCATTTTCCGAACCAAGTCATAAGGGGCGGTTGAGTGAACAATCTTGCTTTTTATCCTTACCGTCCCTTTTTCATAATGAACTTGAGCTCCAAGAAACTTGAGAATT is drawn from Methylacidiphilum infernorum V4 and contains these coding sequences:
- the murA gene encoding UDP-N-acetylglucosamine 1-carboxyvinyltransferase, which encodes MEKFIIKGGNPLEGKITISGSKNSALPILAATLLTPEECVIHRVPNLSDIRYMLEILKFLGAQVHYEKGTVRIKSKIVHSTAPYDLVRKMRASICILGPLIARCGQARVSLPGGCVIGDRPIDLHITGLQKLGADIEIIKGDVVAHGGILRGTSINLKGKYGSTVLGTDNVMMAACQAEGTTIIEGAACEPEVEDLAHFLSSMGAKISGMGTQQLIIEGVKELHGCEYTIITDRIEAGTFAVAAAMTKGNLLLEHAPVEHMGSVLEKLKDCGASIEIESQGIRVSRSGPLRAFEIVTAAYPGFPTDMQAQFCAMATVAEGTSKIVENIFPNRFMHISELKRLGAMIELSQNQALIHGTERLSGAPVMASDLRASAALVLAGLVAENTTEVHRVYHIDRGYEKIDEKLSSVGANITRVYSKI